A genome region from Rubidibacter lacunae KORDI 51-2 includes the following:
- a CDS encoding lysophospholipid acyltransferase family protein, whose protein sequence is MQLGRHLGSPLQVARGLVALMGTRLSVYYENRIPQESAVVVVSNHRSFMDPALLMVGLQKSLRTACHHYMNEVPVMREFVRVLGCFPLAAPGDRRSDFLRRASGLLHSRQWVAVFPEGARSMVATPPPTQMRPFQRGFAHLLLRAPVPNLAVLPVAIAAREETVRPIVPLRALRVFDNTEPLFDRPEWHPIATYQRANLLVGRPVWIAPHHYRRYHGRSAHRVVSDLSDYCREEIGKLLVLGCR, encoded by the coding sequence TACAGGTCGCGCGCGGTCTCGTCGCATTGATGGGAACGCGGCTGTCAGTCTACTACGAGAACCGAATTCCTCAGGAGTCTGCCGTCGTTGTCGTCAGCAACCACCGCAGCTTCATGGATCCAGCACTGCTAATGGTTGGTTTGCAAAAATCACTGCGGACGGCGTGCCATCACTACATGAACGAAGTACCGGTGATGCGCGAGTTCGTGCGGGTGCTGGGCTGTTTTCCGCTAGCTGCTCCCGGGGATCGCCGCAGCGACTTTCTGCGTCGAGCATCGGGGTTGCTGCATTCTCGACAGTGGGTTGCTGTGTTCCCCGAGGGCGCGCGCTCGATGGTGGCAACGCCCCCTCCGACGCAGATGCGTCCGTTCCAGCGCGGTTTTGCTCACTTACTCTTGCGCGCTCCCGTCCCGAATCTGGCCGTACTCCCCGTGGCGATCGCCGCTCGCGAGGAAACCGTGCGACCGATCGTGCCCTTGCGGGCGCTGCGAGTCTTTGACAACACCGAACCGCTTTTCGATCGCCCGGAGTGGCATCCGATCGCAACCTACCAGCGCGCGAACCTGTTGGTGGGACGGCCGGTGTGGATCGCGCCGCACCATTACCGCCGCTACCACGGTCGCAGCGCGCACCGCGTCGTCAGCGATCTATCCGACTACTGCCGCGAAGAAATCGGGAAATTGCTGGTGCTGGGCTGCCGTTAA